TATTATATTATCCCGGCAAAAATAAAGGAATTGTAAGGTGCAATTCTTGTTTGGCTTACCCGTTCTTTACCAATCAAGTGGAAACGGCTTTACCGTCCTTTTTAAGGACGGTACCGTTTCAGCGGGAAATAGAAGGATAAGTTATCGTGTGCAACATATAAATTCTTATATTTTTAGAAATCGGTGACCGCCTGGAAGGCCGGTTTGGGCTGATGCTGCCTGTCGAACAGCATCGGGGCCTCGGTCCGCTCGGTCGGGAAGGTGCTCAGCCAGGTATGATCATCCGCAATGCCCCAGAACATGACCCCGCTTACAAGCTCCTTCCGGTCTCTTAGAGCAGCGAATATCTCGCCGTACCGCGCTGCCTGCCGCTGCAGGATATCCTCAGGAACTACAGGGCCGACATCGCTGAGATCATTATAGATATACAGGCTCATATCCAGCTCGGTGATCTGATTATCCAGGCCCAGGGAATGGAACTTCTCCATGGACTGGATAATGCTCTCCACCGAAGGATACTCCAGATTAATATGGGTCTGGTGGCCAACCCCGTCAATCGGCACTCCCTTCGCCAGCATATCCTTGACCAGCTCGTAGAGCCGGTCCCGCTTCTCCGGACTCTCTGTGCCGTAATCATTGATGTACAGCTTAAGCTCCGGTCCTCCAGCCTTACGGGCCGCCCGGAAGGCGGTCTCAATGAATCCGGTACCGGTAATCTTGTACCAGTCGCTGGCCCGCATACCGTCAGGGTCGTTCGGCTCAATCACCTCATTCACTACATCCCAGGAGGAGATGTTGTCCTTGTAACGGCTGACAACAGCGGTGATGTAGCTGTCAAGCCGCTTCAGCAGCAGCTTCTTGTTCGCTTCGCGCCTCGCCGCATCGGTCTCATCCGCCATCGCCCGGCCGGCTTCATCCCGGAAGAACCACTCCGGGGTCTGGCTGTGCCACACCAGGGTGTGGAAGCGCAGCCCCATGCCGTTCGCCTTCGCGAAGGCGACGATCCGGTCGGCCCGTTCCCAGGTGAAGGTGCCCTCAGCCGGCGCAATCGCATCCGGCTTCATGGCATTCTCGGCCACTAACCAGTTCACATGCCGCTTCAGCAGCTCTGCCGTGGCTCCTTCTGTCTGGTCCGGCTCCACCGCGGCGCCTATGGGGAAGTAATCCGCATAGGCTGCCGCCAGCGGTGCGGCCTCCTGCTGCACCGGAGCTTCCGCCGCAGCTTCAGCCGAAGCTGTAGCGGAAGCTGCCGGAGTCCCGGCAGGTGAAGCGGCCGGGGATGACACTGCACTCTCCTGCGGCTCCGGCGAGGGGGCAGCCGGAGCCGCATCCCCGCCAGAAGCGGAGCAACCGGATAACCCTAGAAGCGCCGCTGCGAAGACTATACTCCGTGCCAGTCTGGCCGGAGTGCTTGTTCTGTTATTTTGGCGCACAGTCATCCTCCTTCTATGGTTAACCGACAATTCCGGTACGCTCAATACTCTCTACGAAATACCGCTGCACGAACAGGTAGATAATGATCAGCGGCAGAATCGCCAGCAGAATCCCTGTATCCTGAACCATGCTGAGGTAGAACGGATCGGCCTTGGAATTGGCGCCGTCCTCCAGCAGAATCTGCAGATTATACGGCAGCGAGCCGAGCTGGGTCGCCATCACCTTGCTGGATGTCAGATAGGTCGTGGTGAAGAAGCTGTCGTTCCATTGCCACACAAACGAGAAGAGCAGCACCGTAACAATAGACGGTATCGCGTTAGGCAGCATAATCCGGTAGAAGGTCTTGCCTACCCCGGCCCCGTCGATATAAGCCGCTTCCTCCACCTCTTTGGGAATCCCCCGGAAGAACTGCCGGAAGATGAAAATGTACAGCCCCGCCTTCAGCGAGTTCGCCGTAGCAGAGGTTAGAATAAACGGCCAGTAGGTGTTGAGCAGATTCACCGATTTGCCGGTCAGCAGCGGAATCAGCCCCATCAGGCTGAAATCCTTCAAATTCAGGTAGACCGGAATCAGAATTGTGATCGGCGGAACCAGAATGGTCAATATGACTCCGGCGAACAGCAGCTGGCTTCCCTTGAACTTCAGGCGGGCGAAGCCATACCCTGCAAGCGCGCAGGAGATGGCGGTCAAGATCGTAGTCAGTGCCGACAGGCTGAAGGTATTCAGCAAGGCCTG
The sequence above is a segment of the Paenibacillus sp. FSL R7-0204 genome. Coding sequences within it:
- a CDS encoding carbohydrate ABC transporter permease, which translates into the protein MHATRLLSLEHWKKWVWSFVRLTLIAGLSFVILYPVLQKISTAFKAKSDLYSPIVVWLPENYTLDNFVKAIGIMDYWQALLNTFSLSALTTILTAISCALAGYGFARLKFKGSQLLFAGVILTILVPPITILIPVYLNLKDFSLMGLIPLLTGKSVNLLNTYWPFILTSATANSLKAGLYIFIFRQFFRGIPKEVEEAAYIDGAGVGKTFYRIMLPNAIPSIVTVLLFSFVWQWNDSFFTTTYLTSSKVMATQLGSLPYNLQILLEDGANSKADPFYLSMVQDTGILLAILPLIIIYLFVQRYFVESIERTGIVG
- a CDS encoding endo-1,4-beta-xylanase, with translation MRQNNRTSTPARLARSIVFAAALLGLSGCSASGGDAAPAAPSPEPQESAVSSPAASPAGTPAASATASAEAAAEAPVQQEAAPLAAAYADYFPIGAAVEPDQTEGATAELLKRHVNWLVAENAMKPDAIAPAEGTFTWERADRIVAFAKANGMGLRFHTLVWHSQTPEWFFRDEAGRAMADETDAARREANKKLLLKRLDSYITAVVSRYKDNISSWDVVNEVIEPNDPDGMRASDWYKITGTGFIETAFRAARKAGGPELKLYINDYGTESPEKRDRLYELVKDMLAKGVPIDGVGHQTHINLEYPSVESIIQSMEKFHSLGLDNQITELDMSLYIYNDLSDVGPVVPEDILQRQAARYGEIFAALRDRKELVSGVMFWGIADDHTWLSTFPTERTEAPMLFDRQHQPKPAFQAVTDF